ACCGTAGACGACCCGCACCAGTTCGGCCCGAACGGGTGTCTGATTCGGGTTCGCACCCCTTGGCCCCGGGACCACGAAGTCGACGAGAATCCGTTCCCCGAGTTGTCGAGCCCGGACCGCGGTCGGGGGCAGGGGTCCACGTGGCTCCGGCGGCAGGGGTCTCCCCTTCTTGCCACAGCCGGAGAGCAACGTCAGCAACGCCAGGAACGAGACGAGGAGCCATCGTTCGACCGTTCTGTTCGCAAAGAATCTCACGATGCGGGGAGTCTACAGGATCACAGCACGAACCGAGAGAGGTCCGTGTCCTCGATAATGTCCTGTAAGCGATCGACCACGTACTGGCGGTCGATGCGCACATGCGTCTCGCCGCGCTCCGACCCATCGAACGACACCTCGTCGAGGAGCCGCTCCATGACCGTCGGTAGCCGTCGAGCACCGATGTTTTCCGTCTTCTCGTTGACCGTCGCGGCGGCCTCGGCGATGGCGACGATCCCGTCCTCGGTAAATTCGAGGGTCACGCCCTCGGTGGCAAGTAGCGCCTCGTACTGACGCGGCAACGAGTTCTCGGGCTCCGACAGTATCCGGACCATCTCATCCCGCCCGAGAGAGTCGAGTTCGACGCGGATCGGTAGACGCCCCTGCAACTCGGGAATCAAGTCCGATGGTTTCGAGACGTGAAACGCGCCGGCGGCGATGAAGAGGATGTGGTCGGTCCGAACCATTCCGTACTTGGTGTGGACCAGGGTCCCCTCGACGATCGGCAGGAGATCTCGCTGAACGCCCTCGCGGGAAACATCCGGTCCCTGCCGATTGCCACCCCCGGCAATCTTGTCCAACTCGTCGATGAACAGGATTCCCGACTGCTCCACCCGTTCGATGGAATCTCGGGCCAGTTGGTCGGCGTCGATGAGCTTCTCTTCTTCCTCACGCAGCAGGGCGTCTCTTGCCTCGGTGATCGTCATCTTGCGCAGCTTCGACTTTCCCTGAAAGAGCCCGGGCATCATCTCCTTGAGATTCATGTCCATCTCTTCCATCCCACCGGGTGTGAACATCCGGAAGGCGGCCTGTGAAGACGAGGCGGCCTCGATCTCGACCATCCGCTCTTCGAACTCGCCGTTGTCCAGACGGGTCTCGAGGAGAGCGCGGCTACGCTCCCAGGAGGCCTGCTCCTCTTTCTCTCTTGTCTGCGAGTCGGCGTCCCCGACGGGGCGGGCGACGTGCGGACGGGGCGGCAGGAGTAG
This is a stretch of genomic DNA from Acidobacteriota bacterium. It encodes these proteins:
- the hslU gene encoding ATP-dependent protease ATPase subunit HslU gives rise to the protein MVFYMPASSETPAIDATDLTPRQIVEELDRFIVGQGQAKRAVAIALRNRIRRQRLAPEIAEEVVPKNILMIGPTGVGKTEIARRLARLAGSPFMKVEASKFTEVGYVGRDVESMVRDLVEIGMDLLRQERSRQVANQAQQAVRVRLLDLLLPPRPHVARPVGDADSQTREKEEQASWERSRALLETRLDNGEFEERMVEIEAASSSQAAFRMFTPGGMEEMDMNLKEMMPGLFQGKSKLRKMTITEARDALLREEEEKLIDADQLARDSIERVEQSGILFIDELDKIAGGGNRQGPDVSREGVQRDLLPIVEGTLVHTKYGMVRTDHILFIAAGAFHVSKPSDLIPELQGRLPIRVELDSLGRDEMVRILSEPENSLPRQYEALLATEGVTLEFTEDGIVAIAEAAATVNEKTENIGARRLPTVMERLLDEVSFDGSERGETHVRIDRQYVVDRLQDIIEDTDLSRFVL